The following coding sequences are from one Pigmentibacter ruber window:
- a CDS encoding SDR family NAD(P)-dependent oxidoreductase has product MSTEKWVIGTGFSRGIGFELAKIIKDNNYKIIHLGRGQCGFEDHFIWWDLLNPITDSPILELSKNLYGKQIAGFIYAAGVMPILAVSESNRTEKHLFWQSQAESLRINYLSCAEIIEDILPFIMSKNDTDAQITPFVAHLSSLAAIDPFPGLELYGGSKAACLFYFKWLSKRFAMDELTCLSVHPGTVNTDMVNNILLNSPNDLSIVKLYQKMKQNNEFIEPAKAAEKIYKFLFNDSELRNNSHGKLFLADKGTIFEQK; this is encoded by the coding sequence ATGAGTACTGAAAAGTGGGTTATTGGTACAGGTTTTTCAAGAGGTATTGGTTTTGAATTAGCTAAAATAATTAAAGATAATAATTATAAAATTATTCATTTGGGTAGAGGTCAGTGTGGATTTGAAGATCATTTTATTTGGTGGGATTTATTAAATCCAATAACAGATAGTCCAATTTTAGAACTTTCTAAAAATTTATATGGTAAACAAATAGCTGGTTTTATTTATGCCGCGGGGGTAATGCCAATTTTAGCTGTAAGTGAATCAAACAGAACTGAGAAACACCTATTTTGGCAGTCGCAAGCAGAATCCTTAAGAATAAATTATTTGTCTTGCGCTGAAATAATAGAGGACATTCTTCCTTTTATTATGAGTAAAAATGATACAGATGCACAAATAACACCATTTGTAGCGCATTTATCATCACTTGCGGCGATTGATCCTTTTCCTGGACTAGAATTGTATGGCGGTTCCAAAGCAGCTTGTTTATTTTATTTTAAGTGGCTTTCAAAACGTTTTGCGATGGATGAGCTTACTTGCTTATCCGTGCATCCAGGGACAGTTAATACTGACATGGTGAATAATATATTGCTAAATTCGCCTAATGATCTAAGTATAGTGAAGTTATATCAAAAGATGAAACAAAATAACGAATTTATTGAACCAGCTAAAGCTGCTGAAAAAATTTATAAGTTTTTATTTAATGATTCAGAACTAAGAAATAATTCGCATGGAAAACTATTTTTAGCTGATAAAGGTACAATTTTCGAGCAGAAGTAA
- the tyrS gene encoding tyrosine--tRNA ligase, with the protein MTTKNSFITNLRKRGLIAQISHEEELEQIFEKGNQNEKGVRYSVYCGFDPTAASLHVGNLAALMMLRRAQDAGLQPIVLFGGATGLIGDPTGRTEMRPMNTKDQIATYIENFKILVNRYFRFDVPNPPIFVNNIDWIGQMSWIDFSRDIGRHFTVARLLSAEVNRSRFEDGGLTFMELGYQILQSFDFLHLYKNFNCIMQFGGDDQWSNILGGADLIRRVVSGKAFAVTTPLLVASDGKKFGKTAGNAVWLDPNLFSPYEFYQFFRNVHDADIHKMFKVFTLKTLEEIQEILTNENINQVKEVMAFEITKIVHGEEEALKAVEASKVLFAGKVGDLSNAPSLSISKQDIDAGIDILTVLIKCGFSSSRGEARKLVQGNGLTFNGNKMTDYNYKLQENDFATEQNAIILRKGKKDYHLVKLE; encoded by the coding sequence ATGACCACAAAAAATTCATTTATTACCAACCTCCGTAAACGGGGGCTTATCGCCCAAATAAGTCATGAAGAAGAACTAGAACAAATTTTTGAAAAAGGGAATCAAAACGAAAAAGGTGTTCGTTATTCCGTCTATTGTGGGTTTGATCCAACAGCTGCAAGTCTCCATGTTGGAAATTTAGCTGCTCTTATGATGCTTAGACGTGCACAAGATGCTGGTTTACAACCTATTGTTCTCTTTGGAGGAGCAACTGGTTTAATAGGAGATCCAACTGGCAGAACAGAAATGCGTCCTATGAATACTAAAGATCAAATTGCTACATATATTGAAAATTTCAAAATATTAGTAAACAGATACTTTCGTTTTGATGTTCCTAATCCACCTATTTTTGTAAACAACATTGACTGGATTGGTCAAATGAGTTGGATTGATTTTTCAAGAGATATAGGTCGCCATTTTACTGTTGCAAGACTTTTATCAGCAGAAGTAAATAGAAGTCGCTTTGAAGATGGCGGTTTGACATTTATGGAATTAGGTTATCAAATTCTTCAGTCTTTTGATTTTCTCCACCTTTATAAAAACTTTAATTGTATTATGCAGTTTGGTGGTGATGATCAATGGTCTAATATTTTAGGTGGTGCGGATCTCATTCGCAGAGTTGTTTCAGGAAAAGCATTTGCCGTAACTACTCCACTACTAGTAGCAAGTGATGGAAAAAAATTTGGAAAAACCGCAGGCAATGCTGTGTGGCTAGATCCCAATTTATTTTCCCCCTATGAATTCTATCAATTTTTTAGAAACGTTCACGATGCTGATATTCATAAAATGTTTAAAGTATTTACATTAAAAACACTCGAAGAAATTCAAGAAATTTTAACGAACGAAAATATAAATCAAGTTAAAGAAGTTATGGCATTTGAAATTACCAAAATTGTACATGGAGAAGAAGAGGCTTTAAAAGCCGTAGAGGCTTCAAAAGTTTTATTTGCTGGCAAAGTAGGAGATCTTTCCAATGCTCCTTCATTAAGTATTTCAAAACAAGATATAGATGCAGGAATAGACATTTTAACAGTCTTGATAAAATGCGGATTTTCTAGTAGTCGAGGCGAAGCAAGAAAATTAGTGCAAGGAAACGGACTAACGTTTAATGGAAACAAAATGACTGACTATAATTATAAATTGCAAGAAAATGATTTTGCAACAGAACAAAATGCCATTATTCTTCGAAAAGGTAAAAAAGACTATCATCTTGTTAAACTTGAATAA
- a CDS encoding S8 family peptidase produces the protein MKKCLFILFIFLFCSCSKFSINDDKIQTTSDGSYVIESGLNDTELLSYGKEVVYRFKTVPNMIAVKSIDLGKSDHNFIYSNNIYKIPEQNEKNREIFDNSNSSQNLNTNCLNAYCEANFDKALSEIQTKNINLNSIKIAIIDSGVIPSTYLIQNNLVDTLNLTKDENKSNWASHATYISSIFAGTLDQSVVKNIYAKNAKISSIKITFSDDPDANANKNYGSMQLAVAMDLAVYLGAKLINLSLSYTEKPDENVELAEKIVISQAAKKNILFLVAAGNESSDLQKIPVYPASYKLNNIITVGSHSSYLSLASSSNYGDDVDISAQASLIELNNKNGEVDLVSGTSFAAPLVGAALSLYFGIFPNANISRVLTDLFSSANSFYSSYYGVNKKTLYGRLDVKSFIDNGFKNN, from the coding sequence ATGAAAAAATGTTTGTTTATTTTATTTATTTTTTTATTTTGTTCTTGTTCAAAATTTTCTATAAATGACGATAAAATTCAAACTACTTCTGATGGTTCATACGTAATTGAATCTGGATTAAACGACACTGAATTGTTAAGTTATGGTAAAGAAGTAGTTTATCGCTTTAAAACGGTACCTAATATGATAGCAGTAAAATCTATTGATTTGGGAAAAAGTGATCATAATTTTATCTATTCAAATAATATCTACAAAATTCCAGAGCAGAATGAGAAAAATAGAGAGATTTTTGATAATTCTAACTCAAGTCAAAATTTGAACACTAATTGTTTGAACGCTTACTGTGAAGCAAATTTTGATAAAGCTTTATCTGAAATACAAACAAAGAATATTAATCTTAATTCTATTAAAATTGCCATTATAGATTCTGGAGTAATTCCTTCAACATATTTAATTCAAAATAATTTAGTCGATACTCTTAATTTAACAAAAGATGAAAATAAAAGTAATTGGGCTTCACATGCTACATATATATCCTCAATTTTTGCAGGTACATTAGATCAATCTGTAGTGAAAAATATATATGCAAAAAATGCTAAAATTTCTTCAATTAAAATTACTTTTTCCGATGATCCTGATGCAAATGCAAATAAAAATTATGGTTCAATGCAACTTGCTGTTGCAATGGATTTGGCAGTTTATTTAGGTGCAAAATTAATAAATTTGAGTTTGTCTTATACGGAAAAACCAGATGAAAATGTTGAACTAGCAGAAAAAATAGTGATATCACAAGCAGCAAAAAAAAATATCTTATTCCTTGTTGCTGCTGGTAATGAGTCATCAGATCTACAAAAAATTCCTGTTTATCCAGCTTCATATAAGTTAAATAATATAATAACTGTTGGCTCTCACTCATCTTATTTAAGTTTAGCTTCAAGCTCAAATTATGGTGATGATGTCGATATATCTGCACAGGCAAGTTTAATTGAATTAAATAATAAGAATGGAGAAGTAGATCTGGTTTCTGGCACTAGTTTTGCTGCACCACTTGTTGGTGCAGCACTTTCATTATATTTTGGAATTTTCCCAAATGCGAATATAAGTAGGGTTTTAACTGATTTATTTTCGAGCGCAAATAGTTTTTATTCAAGTTACTATGGTGTTAATAAAAAAACTCTTTATGGCCGTTTGGATGTTAAATCGTTTATAGATAATGGATTTAAAAATAATTAA